The Colletes latitarsis isolate SP2378_abdomen chromosome 14, iyColLati1, whole genome shotgun sequence genome has a segment encoding these proteins:
- the LOC143349926 gene encoding uncharacterized protein LOC143349926, translating to MKLLFITLAVLILLLSTVLGRSVQTVSDEYEDYSDDCDNDSLILHLSNTRITRNGIVSTKLRCLSIDNNELESIDNGAFDQVPNLEYLNLEGNSIPQTNLFSFGNLTNIKTLILGNQNLYYTGRMLVTGVYPKLRYLDLKRSGISSVESEMRNCFPELTYLDFSSNHIQYLDDRFENVFYGKLKYLRLDDNNIEQISITNNLNLMSLSLNKNKISVIGSSNGLDLTGLRNLQNLSLAENNIRLINKKAFKDTINLRYLNISMNALSILNDEAFKNLSSLQVLILDQNSFDSVPTTTSTSIMTFSMNCNFLEHLTSNSFFNLPNLRKLFLGSNMISGIHPDTFVNQGMLEELYLNDNQLSSLPNGWCNSMKELRHLDLSRNKFISLDSLFQCSNYSLQRIYFAHNPLEYIDSDTTVLIPKNVTIYLNYNLNRTVPLCINREISL from the coding sequence ATGAAACTGCTATTTATTACCTTGGCAGTATTAATTTTGCTGCTATCAACCGTATTAGGAAGAAGCGTTCAAACCGTGTCCGACGAATACGAAGATTATTCGGACGATTGCGATAATGACagtttaattttacatttatctaACACCAGGATCACAAGAAATGGAATTGTCTCTACTAAACTAAGATGTTTAAGTATCGATAATAACGAACTTGAGAGTATAGACAATGGAGCTTTCGACCAAGTGCCAAACTTGGAATATTTGAATCTCGAAGGCAATAGTATTCCACAAACGAATTTGTTTTCGTTCGGTAATCTTACGAATATCAAAACATTGATTCTCGGTAATCAAAATTTGTATTATACAGGCCGTATGCTTGTGACTGGCGTATAtcctaaattgcgatatctcgatttaaaacgttctggtatttccagtgTAGAAAGTGAAATGAGAAATTGTTTCCCGGAACTAACGTATCTCGATTTTTCATCGAATCACATACAATATTTGGATGATAGGTTCGAAAATGTGTTTTATGGAAAATTAAAGTATCTTCGTCTCGATGATAACAATATTGAGCAAATTTCGATTACAAACAATTTGAATTTGATGTCGTTATCGTTGAACAAAAATAAGATTTCGGTAATAGGTAGTAGTAATGGTCTAGACTTGACGGGATTGAGAAATTTGCAAAATCTTTCGCTAGCGGAGAATAATATTCGTCTTATAAATAAAAAAGCATTTAAGGACACGATAAATCTTCGgtacttgaatatttctatgAACGCTTTATCGATCTTAAATGACGAGGCATTCAAGAACTTGAGTTCTCTGCAAGTTTTAATACTGGATCAAAATTCGTTCGATTCTGTTCCTACAACGACATCCACGAGTATAATGACATTCTCGATGAATTGTAACTTTTTAGAACATCTGACGAGCAATTCTTTTTTCAACTTGCCGAACTTGAGAAAACTATTTCTAGGAAGTAATATGATTTCTGGCATCCACCCTGACACGTTTGTAAACCAAGGAATGTTGGAAGAACTTTATTTAAATGATAATCAGTTAAGCTCTTTGCCGAATGGTTGGTGCAATAGTATGAAGGAGCTTCGACATCTGGATTTGTCGAGGAACAAATTTATATCGTtggactcgctgtttcagtgttctaattattctctacaacgcATTTACTTTGCTCACAATCCTCTCGAGTATATCGACAGTGATACAACAGTATTGATTCCGAAAAATGTAACGATTTATTTGAATTATAATTTGAATCGTACTGTGCCGTTATGTATTAATCGTGAAATAAGTTTGTGA
- the LOC143349927 gene encoding podocan, with product MITRYLLIFSVAIPGLLARTVSWDTEYTGGEIDQKVVYKQDIIKCLDDESVRLSGLNFVEIPKHIVRSDAIKAISLDDNSIVEMPGNVFDEVPNLRCLNLARNNIPYERLFGFRHNKLQTLILDDNPKREQRISSDRKTRYSIPFAGSYFPNLESLSLNNIDFENLPSHFNESFPRLSTLYIADNGLQFLHDNIFSILPRSLKSLHLERNNFEHLYLNDAGNIEELYFDGNPLVILKIGPDSSTIKLISLANCTLHSGDQFLIDAPLLTTLDLSYNRLTAISLESIPQFLEKLSLSHNEFTSVPYLEYLQRLHSLSLSHNIIEYINDEIMERLPGSLKTLSLRGNRISSIDDMAFSTLYMLEELDLSKNKLRYLPTAWSKNLKMLRHLNLKLNSFATIAEMSIFSLVNLTALYIEGNMITSIDENSLRLVPNVCTVYVR from the coding sequence ATGATAACAAGATACTTGCTGATTTTTTCGGTCGCGATTCCGGGTTTACTCGCTAGGACTGTGTCCTGGGATACGGAATATACTGGTGGGGAGATCGACCAAAAGGTCGTATATAAGCAAGACATTATCAAATGTCTTGATGATGAAAGCGTCAGATTGTCTGGCTTGAATTTCGTCGAAATTCCCAAACACATCGTCAGAAGCGACGCTATAAAAGCTATATCGCTGGACGATAATAGCATCGTGGAAATGCCCGGAAACGTGTTCGACGAGGTACCGAATTTGCGATGTTTAAATCTTGCAAGAAATAACATACCATATGAACGATTGTTCGGCTTTCGTCATAATAAATTACAAACCCTGATTTTGGATGATAATCCAAAGAGAGAGCAAAGAATTTCTTCCGACCGGAAAACCCGCTATTCAATTCCATttgctggctcctactttccaaACCTGGAAAGTCTTAGTTTAAACAACATTGATTTCGAGAATCTTCCTTCGCATTTCAACGAATCCTTTCCGCGTCTCTCAACGCTTTATATAGCGGATAATGGTCTGCAATTTTTGCACgataatatattttcaatattacccAGAAGTTTAAAAAGTCTTCATTTGgaaagaaataattttgaaCATTTGTATTTGAATGATGCAGGAAATATCGAGGAGTTATATTTTGATGGCAATCCTTTGGTCATTTTAAAAATTGGTCCTGACAGCTCTACTATAAAACTGATTTCACTCGCGAACTGTACACTCCACTCTGGGGACCAGTTTCTTATAGATGCTCCGCTTTTAACTACGTTAGATTTGTCGTACAATCGATTGACTGCGATATCGTTAGAAAGTATTCCACAATTCTTGGAAAAATTGTCTTTAAGTCATAACGAGTTTACGAGCGTGCCATACCTGGAGTACCTACAGAGACTCCACAGTTTATCCTTAAGTCATAATATAATAGAATATATTAATGACGAAATTATGGAACGGTTACCTGGATCGTTAAAAACATTGAGCCTACGAGGAAATCGAATAAGTAGCATCGACGATATGGCTTTCTCGACGCTTTACATGCTTGAAGAATTGGATTTATCAAAAAATAAACTGCGATATTTGCCTACCGCAtggtcgaaaaatttgaaaatgttgCGACATTTAAATCTAAAATTAAATTCTTTCGCGACAATCGCTGAAATGAGTATTTTCTCGTTAGTAAATCTAACAGCGTTATACATAGAAGGGAATATGATAACATCTATCGATGAAAATTCTCTTCGATTAGTACCTAATGTATGTACCGTGTACGTTAGGTAA
- the LOC143349925 gene encoding extracellular matrix protein 2-like isoform X1: MYSFRPRSPSMPVSRLRKIILVLLVSLQPIPGHVWNQSDDIKIQVYNKNVQPHVSKTTPSTLFQNNNNNNKNNNDDVDEKKQRYVPWPSYVPKCGPECWRCEYQNEFLTLKLARMGLKMIGNNFVDSSWVTELHLQDNNITEISNDAFENLPNLKLLNLSGNNVSVSRLLWFGKLDALRTLIVDENKCNGSVEEIFHPLPNLHELSLKRSGIYQLTVNLRTFAPRLTHLYLSGNKIESSDFVHKLPDTLLYLYLDDNLIANLESDIPASIKELSVSGNKINELCSDTCKYSTSSLSLTKATMLLKLNASRNRITEIANDTFKNAKHLITLDLSQNKLHRLSNDLFHGMSSLENLFLNHNNFATIPNICWLQRLKKLDLTGNQIVTITKENFCSHAPFLDTLLLADNRIVDLDSNVFAKLNSLTKLDLSDNLIIDFPAELITMLRHLEVFMIRNNKIVNLDKFNFGNSDKLRELHLQRNPLPYVTFKLLNKAHLPNLVIHLNDLPQINEDDNEDDKEDDNEDDSENDSENSIYDRKNSIFK, encoded by the exons ATGTATTCATTTCGACCGCGATCTCCGAGC ATGCCGGTCAGTCGACTTAGGAAAATTATACTTGTACTTCTGGTCAGCTTGCAGCCGATCCCTGGTCATGTTTGGAATCAGTCAGATGATATAAAAATCCAAGTGTACAACAAGAACGTACAACCTCATGTTAGCAAAACTACGCCTTCGACTCTATtccaaaacaacaacaacaacaacaaaaacAACAATGACGATGTTGACGAGAAGAAACAACGTTATGTTCCATGGCCTTCGTATGTACCGAAGTGCGGTCCCGAGTGTTGGAGGTGCGAGTATCAGAACGAGTTCCTAACCCTTAAGTTGGCGCGCATGGGCTTGAAGATGATCGGCAACAATTTCGTTGATAGCTCGTGGGTGACCGAATTGCATCTTCAAGACAACAATATCACGGAGATCTCGAATGATGCGTTCGAGAACCTCCCAAACTTGAAGCTGTTGAATCTTTCCGGCAACAACGTCTCTGTCAGTCGGCTGCTGTGGTTTGGCAAACTCGATGCCCTGCGAACGCTCATCGTGGACGAGAACAAGTGCAACGGAAGCGTGGAAGAGATCTTTCATCCATTGCCGAATCTTCATGAACTATCTCTGAAGAGAAGCGGAATTTATCAACTAACCGTCAATTTAAGAACGTTCGCGCCACGGTTGACGCATCTCTACCTGTCCGGAAATAAAATCGAGTCGTCGGACTTTGTTCATAAGCTACCCGATACTCTGCTCTATCTGTATCTGGACGACAATTTGATCGCGAATCTCGAATCGGACATCCCAGCGAGCATCAAGGAGCTTTCTGTTAGCGGGAATAAGATCAACGAGTTGTGCTCCGACACATGCAAGTACAGCACCTCTTCTTTGTCGTTGACAAAGGCGACCATGTTGTTAAAACTGAACGCGTCTCGCAATAGGATCACAGAGATTGCGAACGATACGTTCAAGAACGCAAAACATCTCATCACCTTAGACCTGTCGCAAAACAAATTACACAGATTATCGAATGACCTCTTTCACGGGATGTCGTCGCTCGAAAATCTCTTTTTGAATCACAATAACTTTGCCACGATACCGAATATCTGCTGGCTGcagcgtttaaaaaaattggatTTGACCGGCAACCAAATCGTGACCATTACGAAGGAAAATTTCTGCTCGCATGCCCCCTTTTTGGACACACTTCTTCTGGCCGACAATCGCATCGTCGACCTGGACAGCAACGTGTTCGCGAAGCTCAATTCGTTGACAAAGTTGGATCTGTCCGACAATTTAATCATCGATTTTCCTGCGGAGCTGATCACGATGCTGAGACATCTCGAGGTCTTTATGATACGGAATAACAAAATCGTAAATCTCGACAAATTCAACTTTGGAAACTCGGACAAGCTACGGGAGTTGCACCTTCAACGAAACCCGTTGCCGTACGTCACATTTAAATTGCTTAATAAAGCACATTTGCCGAATCTCGTGATACATTTGAACGATCTGCCACAAATCAACGAGGACGACAACGAGGACGACAAAGAGGACGACAACGAGGACGACAGTGAGAACGACAGCGAAAACAGCATCTACGATCGAAAAAACTCGATATTCAAATGA
- the LOC143349925 gene encoding extracellular matrix protein 2-like isoform X2, whose product MPVSRLRKIILVLLVSLQPIPGHVWNQSDDIKIQVYNKNVQPHVSKTTPSTLFQNNNNNNKNNNDDVDEKKQRYVPWPSYVPKCGPECWRCEYQNEFLTLKLARMGLKMIGNNFVDSSWVTELHLQDNNITEISNDAFENLPNLKLLNLSGNNVSVSRLLWFGKLDALRTLIVDENKCNGSVEEIFHPLPNLHELSLKRSGIYQLTVNLRTFAPRLTHLYLSGNKIESSDFVHKLPDTLLYLYLDDNLIANLESDIPASIKELSVSGNKINELCSDTCKYSTSSLSLTKATMLLKLNASRNRITEIANDTFKNAKHLITLDLSQNKLHRLSNDLFHGMSSLENLFLNHNNFATIPNICWLQRLKKLDLTGNQIVTITKENFCSHAPFLDTLLLADNRIVDLDSNVFAKLNSLTKLDLSDNLIIDFPAELITMLRHLEVFMIRNNKIVNLDKFNFGNSDKLRELHLQRNPLPYVTFKLLNKAHLPNLVIHLNDLPQINEDDNEDDKEDDNEDDSENDSENSIYDRKNSIFK is encoded by the coding sequence ATGCCGGTCAGTCGACTTAGGAAAATTATACTTGTACTTCTGGTCAGCTTGCAGCCGATCCCTGGTCATGTTTGGAATCAGTCAGATGATATAAAAATCCAAGTGTACAACAAGAACGTACAACCTCATGTTAGCAAAACTACGCCTTCGACTCTATtccaaaacaacaacaacaacaacaaaaacAACAATGACGATGTTGACGAGAAGAAACAACGTTATGTTCCATGGCCTTCGTATGTACCGAAGTGCGGTCCCGAGTGTTGGAGGTGCGAGTATCAGAACGAGTTCCTAACCCTTAAGTTGGCGCGCATGGGCTTGAAGATGATCGGCAACAATTTCGTTGATAGCTCGTGGGTGACCGAATTGCATCTTCAAGACAACAATATCACGGAGATCTCGAATGATGCGTTCGAGAACCTCCCAAACTTGAAGCTGTTGAATCTTTCCGGCAACAACGTCTCTGTCAGTCGGCTGCTGTGGTTTGGCAAACTCGATGCCCTGCGAACGCTCATCGTGGACGAGAACAAGTGCAACGGAAGCGTGGAAGAGATCTTTCATCCATTGCCGAATCTTCATGAACTATCTCTGAAGAGAAGCGGAATTTATCAACTAACCGTCAATTTAAGAACGTTCGCGCCACGGTTGACGCATCTCTACCTGTCCGGAAATAAAATCGAGTCGTCGGACTTTGTTCATAAGCTACCCGATACTCTGCTCTATCTGTATCTGGACGACAATTTGATCGCGAATCTCGAATCGGACATCCCAGCGAGCATCAAGGAGCTTTCTGTTAGCGGGAATAAGATCAACGAGTTGTGCTCCGACACATGCAAGTACAGCACCTCTTCTTTGTCGTTGACAAAGGCGACCATGTTGTTAAAACTGAACGCGTCTCGCAATAGGATCACAGAGATTGCGAACGATACGTTCAAGAACGCAAAACATCTCATCACCTTAGACCTGTCGCAAAACAAATTACACAGATTATCGAATGACCTCTTTCACGGGATGTCGTCGCTCGAAAATCTCTTTTTGAATCACAATAACTTTGCCACGATACCGAATATCTGCTGGCTGcagcgtttaaaaaaattggatTTGACCGGCAACCAAATCGTGACCATTACGAAGGAAAATTTCTGCTCGCATGCCCCCTTTTTGGACACACTTCTTCTGGCCGACAATCGCATCGTCGACCTGGACAGCAACGTGTTCGCGAAGCTCAATTCGTTGACAAAGTTGGATCTGTCCGACAATTTAATCATCGATTTTCCTGCGGAGCTGATCACGATGCTGAGACATCTCGAGGTCTTTATGATACGGAATAACAAAATCGTAAATCTCGACAAATTCAACTTTGGAAACTCGGACAAGCTACGGGAGTTGCACCTTCAACGAAACCCGTTGCCGTACGTCACATTTAAATTGCTTAATAAAGCACATTTGCCGAATCTCGTGATACATTTGAACGATCTGCCACAAATCAACGAGGACGACAACGAGGACGACAAAGAGGACGACAACGAGGACGACAGTGAGAACGACAGCGAAAACAGCATCTACGATCGAAAAAACTCGATATTCAAATGA
- the Calx gene encoding sodium/calcium exchanger 3: MSGNYSVRCEPGLVVPMWHPEENLYLSDLIFRGSIYFLLLLYLFIGVSIISDRFMAAIEVITSKEKELIVRRQGKEPQIVVVRVWNETVANLTLMALGSSAPEILLSIIEIWAKNFQAGELGPGTIVGSAAYNLFVIIALCVFVIPNGETRKIKHLRVFFVTATWSIFAYVWLYVILAVSSPGVLEVWEGVLTFSFFPATVLTAYVADRRLLIYKYLHKGYRMNKRGVIVQAEAGDSDSAGVELEIKPQQDSLNSMMDADTPEAKEFEQTRRDYINTLRELRKKHPTLPLEQLEVMAHEEVLGKGPKSRAFYRVQATRKMVGAGNLSKKISERAQSDLSEVKAELQRQEAESIDIENVNAMRIYFEPGHYTVMENVGTFEVGVTRAGGDLAKPCSVDYCTEDGSAEAGSDYISAKGTLTFDPGETKKTIKLSVIDDEVFEEDEHFYVRLSNVSQPAMLVSPSLATVMILDDDHSGVFGFPERDVDLVESVGQYPLRVVRYSGARGRVVIPYRTIEGTAKPGKQYQHIDGSLTFEDNQTEKVITLSIIEEDSYEKDALFYVELGEPQLQGAEAGIAIAAEMKQPEERTAEEKMALLGKPKLGEVAKAQIRIKESKEFKNTVDKLVQRANASILLGTSSWKEQFTEALTVSGGDEDEGEGAGEAAAPSTMDYLMHSVTIFWKVLFAFVPPTDIAGGYLCFVVSIIGIGVVTAVIGDVASYFGCTLGIKDSVTAVAFVALGTSIPDTFASKVAACQDKYADASVGNVTGSNAVNVFLGIGIAWSIAAVYHACHGDRFEVEPGNLAFSVTLFCTEACLVILVLLLRRSKTIGGELGGPFVPKVITSLTLFSLWVFYLVMSTLEAYGVIEGF; encoded by the exons ATGTCAGGAAATTATTCGGTTCGTTGCGAGCCCGGTCTGGTGGTGCCGATGTGGCATCCCGAGGAAAACCTTTATCTCTCGGACCTGATCTTTCGCGGATCGATCTACTTCCTGCTGCTGTTGTACTTGTTCATCGGCGTGTCGATTATCAGTGATCGTTTCATGGCGGCGATAGAGGTGATCACGTCTAAAGAGAAAGAGCTGATTGTACGCCGTCAGGGCAAAGAGCCGCAGATCGTCGTGGTAAGAGTGTGGAACGAGACGGTGGCAAATTTGACCTTGATGGCGCTGGGCAGCAGCGCGCCCGAGATCCTGCTGTCGATCATCGAGATCTGGGCAAAGAACTTCCAAGCCGGGGAATTGGGCCCGGGGACGATCGTCGGCTCGGCCGCGTACAATCTGTTCGTGATAATTGCCCTGTGCGTGTTCGTGATACCGAACGGCGAAACCAGGAAGATCAAGCACCTGAGGGTCTTCTTCGTCACCGCTACGTGGAGCATCTTTGCGTATGTCTGGCTGTACGTGATCCTGGCAGTGTCCAGCCCGGGTGTTCTCGAAGTATGGGAGGGCGTGCTCACCTTCTCGTTCTTCCCGGCCACCGTGCTGACGGCCTACGTGGCCGATCGACGTCTTCTGATCTACAAGTATCTGCACAAAGGGTACAGAATGAACAAGAGAGGCGTGATCGTGCAGGCCGAGGCCGGCGACTCGGACTCGGCCGGGGTGGAGCTCGAGATCAAGCCGCAACAGGACAGTTTAAACAGCATGATGGACGCGGACACGCCCGAGGCGAAGGAGTTTGAGCAAACTAGGAGGGACTACATCAATACCCTGCGCGAACTCCGAAAGAAACATCCGACTTTGCCGCTCGAGCAACTCGAAGTGATGGCTCACGAGGAGGTGCTTGGCAAGGGCCCGAAAAGCAGAGCTTTCTACAGGGTACAGGCCACCAGGAAGATGGTAGGCGCGGGCAATCTCAGCAAAAAGATCAGCGAAAGGGCGCAAAGCGATCTCAGCGAGGTGAAGGCCGAACTTCAAAGGCAAGAAGCCGAGAGCATCGACATCGAAAACGTAAATGCCATGAGGATCTACTTCGAACCTGGACATTACACCGTCATGGAGAACGTCGGCACCTTCGAAGTGGGAGTGACCAGGGCCGGCGGTGACCTCGCCAAGCCTTGCTCGGTCGACTATTGCACCGAGGATGGCTCCgccgaagctggttccgattacatcAGCGCAAAGGGCACTTTGACCTTCGATCCGGGCGAAACTAAGAAGACCATCAAACTCTCCGTTATCGATGACGAGGTGTTCGAGGAGGACGAGCATTTCTATGTCAG GCTAAGCAACGTCTCGCAACCGGCCATGCTGGTGTCGCCCAGTTTGGCCACGGTGATGATCCTCGACGACGATCACAGCGGCGTGTTCGGATTTCCGGAGAGGGACGTTGATCTAGTGGAAAGCGTGGGACAGTATCCTCTGCGAGTAGTCAGATACAGCGGCGCCAGGGGACGCGTGGTAATTCCTTATCGTACCATCGAGGGGACGGCGAAGCCTGGCAAGCAGTATCAACACATCGATGGCTCCCTCACCTTCGAAGACAATCAGACAGA AAAGGTGATTACTCTGTCAATAATCGAAGAAGACTCGTACGAGAAGGATGCCTTGTTTTACGTCGAGTTGGGTGAACCGCAGCTGCAAGGAG CCGAGGCAGGGATCGCAATCGCGGCGGAAATGAAACAACCGGAAGAGAGAACGGCCGAAGAGAAGATGGCACTGCTGGGTAAACCAAAATTGGGCGAGGTGGCCAAAGCTCAGATAAGGATCAAAGAGTCGAAAGAGTTCAAAAATACGGTGGATAAGCTGGTTCAAAGAGCCAACGCATCCATACTGCTCG GCACCAGCTCGTGGAAAGAGCAGTTCACGGAGGCGTTGACTGTGAGTGGCGGCGACGAGGACGAAGGGGAAGGAGCCGGTGAAGCAGCCGCGCCATCCACCATGGACTATCTCATGCACTCCGTCACGATATTCTGGAAGGTGCTGTTCGCCTTCGTTCCACCGACGG ATATCGCTGGCGGTTACCTGTGCTTCGTCGTCAGCATAATCGGGATCGGCGTGGTAACAGCGGTAATCGGGGACGTTGCATCTTACTTTGGATGCACTTTGGGAATCAAGGATTCCGTAACAGCGGTGGCTTTCGTCGCTCTTGGCACCAGTATACCCG ACACATTCGCGAGTAAAGTGGCTGCCTGCCAGGACAAGTACGCCGACGCGAGTGTCGGAAACGTGACCGGAAGTAACGCGGTGAATGTCTTCCTGGGAATTGGCATTGCATGGAGCATCGCGGCCGTTTACCATGCTTGCCACGGCGATCGGTTCGAAGTGGAACCCGGCAA CTTAGCTTTCTCCGTGACGTTGTTTTGTACGGAAGCCTGCTTGGTGATCTTGGTTCTACTACTGAGGCGGTCGAAGACCATTGGCGGCGAACTCGGAGGACCTTTTGTACCAAAGGTGATAACATCCTTGACCCTTTTTTCCCTGTGGGTGTTCTACCTCGTTATGTCGACCCTCGAGGCCTACGGCGTTATCGAGGGCTTCTAA